In one window of Micromonospora cathayae DNA:
- a CDS encoding PQQ-binding-like beta-propeller repeat protein, whose product MALIDLGELRGEPEPVHRSGRRRSRPAGRPGPVLLVLLLVLVTVAGAVPAPRRLSVTLTVPPGATVYWAGDRLVAVGPVELGTDGDFQVVAFDVPAEGPTATTALTPRWRTTVPQVTGLRPMGDVAGVLLLVGIRAGSEEMVTLDLATGRPGWRQPGSGMPTERDGILLLTGDGDDRTLRVVEPRTGVLRWSVRGVPQQVDYRFGGHGIDRLLWSTPEGRAEIRDADTGSVLATAPLRVSAPVPGGQPQFLDDLLLVVRTDPPLVSAYELDRLTPRWTASVPSVSHLQPCGVVLCAWGETGGMWALDPDTGRTRWSDPRWTMAVPAADRVLVTDSPRHSENLIVVLDASTGRTVRELGEWRGLGTPEDGRLTVFRPVGDRAAMVAELDVEAGETRVVDVLPGSLDQCQLGTWPVLCQEEGGSYRLWWPPN is encoded by the coding sequence GTGGCACTGATCGACCTGGGCGAGCTGCGCGGGGAGCCCGAGCCGGTCCACCGGTCGGGGCGGCGACGCTCCCGGCCGGCCGGTCGCCCCGGGCCGGTCCTGCTGGTGCTGCTGCTCGTGCTGGTCACCGTGGCCGGTGCGGTGCCGGCCCCCCGCCGGCTCTCGGTGACGTTGACCGTGCCGCCCGGTGCCACGGTGTACTGGGCCGGCGACCGGCTCGTCGCGGTCGGGCCGGTGGAACTCGGCACCGACGGCGACTTCCAGGTGGTCGCCTTCGACGTACCCGCCGAGGGGCCGACCGCGACGACGGCCCTCACCCCCCGCTGGCGGACGACCGTGCCGCAGGTCACCGGTCTGCGGCCGATGGGCGACGTCGCGGGCGTCCTGCTGCTGGTGGGCATCCGGGCCGGGAGTGAGGAGATGGTCACCCTGGACCTGGCGACCGGGCGGCCCGGTTGGCGGCAGCCCGGCAGCGGGATGCCGACCGAACGGGACGGGATCCTGCTGCTGACCGGGGACGGGGACGACCGGACGCTGCGGGTGGTGGAGCCGCGCACCGGCGTGCTGCGCTGGTCGGTGCGCGGGGTGCCGCAACAGGTGGACTACCGGTTCGGCGGGCACGGCATCGACCGGCTGCTGTGGTCCACTCCGGAGGGTCGGGCCGAGATCCGGGACGCGGACACCGGCAGCGTGCTGGCCACCGCCCCGCTACGCGTCTCCGCGCCGGTACCGGGCGGGCAACCCCAGTTCCTGGACGACCTGCTGCTGGTGGTCCGTACCGACCCACCGCTGGTGTCCGCGTACGAGTTGGACCGGCTGACGCCGCGCTGGACGGCGAGCGTGCCCTCGGTGAGCCACCTGCAACCCTGCGGCGTGGTGCTCTGCGCGTGGGGCGAGACCGGCGGGATGTGGGCGCTCGACCCGGACACCGGCCGGACCAGGTGGAGCGATCCCCGCTGGACGATGGCGGTGCCGGCGGCCGACCGGGTCCTGGTGACCGACTCGCCGCGGCATTCCGAGAACCTGATCGTGGTGCTCGACGCGTCGACCGGTCGGACGGTACGGGAGCTCGGCGAGTGGCGCGGACTGGGGACACCGGAAGACGGCCGGCTGACCGTCTTCCGGCCGGTGGGCGACCGTGCGGCGATGGTGGCCGAGCTGGACGTCGAGGCCGGCGAGACCCGGGTGGTGGACGTGCTGCCGGGCAGCCTCGACCAGTGTCAGCTGGGCACCTGGCCGGTGCTCTGCCAGGAGGAAGGCGGCTCCTACCGGCTCTGGTGGCCGCCGAACTGA
- a CDS encoding APC family permease, whose product MASPTALLKRLLVGRPFRSDRLQHTLLPKRIALPVFASDALSSVAYAPDEILLTLSIAGASAYLFSPWIALAVVVVMLTVVASYRQTVHAYPSGGGDYEVATVNLGPRFGIGVASALLVDYVLTVAVSVSSGVANLGSVIPFVATHKVLIAVTAVVVLTAINLRGLRESGTAFAIPTYGFIIVIVGMILTGLARVFVFGHDLRAPSADLEIAAEWSDTTGWAMAFLLLRSFSSGCAALTGVEAISNGVPAFKQPKSRNAATTLLLLGTVAVTMLVGIIWLARLTGLQFVEDPARQIVSGPEGYVQKTVTAQLGETVFGSGSVLLFLVVGATALILFLAANTAFNGFPVLGSILAQDRFLPRQLHTRGDRLAFSNGILFLAVFAIVLIVGFQAEVTKLIQLYIVGVFVSFTLSQAGMIRHWNRLLRTERDPQARRRMVRSRAINGFGMVLTGAVLVVVLITKFLLGAWIAIAAMAVIYALMVAIRRHYDRVAVELTPDEGRPVLPARNHAVVLVSKLHQPTLRAVAYAQATRPDSLTAVTVNVDDKDTRQLQAEWERRAVPVPLTVIDSPYREITRPILNFVASVRRASPRDVVTVFIPEYVVGRWWENLLHNQSALRLKTRLLFEPGVMVTSVPWQLASSRGKDLTRYDETLSRGPARGPRVAPSSTLPPTVPPVPAATPGEGGRNATGADDA is encoded by the coding sequence GTGGCCAGTCCCACCGCGCTGCTGAAGCGGCTCCTCGTCGGTCGACCGTTCCGGTCCGACCGGCTCCAGCACACCCTGCTGCCGAAGCGCATCGCCCTGCCGGTGTTCGCCTCGGACGCCCTCTCCAGCGTCGCGTACGCGCCGGACGAGATCCTGCTGACCCTCTCCATCGCCGGCGCGTCGGCGTACCTCTTCTCGCCGTGGATCGCGCTCGCGGTGGTCGTGGTGATGCTCACCGTGGTCGCCAGCTACCGGCAGACCGTGCACGCGTACCCGTCCGGCGGCGGCGACTACGAGGTCGCCACGGTCAACCTCGGCCCCCGGTTCGGGATCGGGGTGGCCAGCGCGCTGCTGGTCGACTACGTGCTGACGGTCGCGGTGTCGGTCTCCTCCGGGGTGGCGAACCTGGGCTCGGTGATCCCCTTCGTCGCCACCCACAAGGTGCTCATCGCGGTCACCGCGGTGGTCGTGCTCACCGCGATCAACCTGCGTGGCCTGCGCGAGTCGGGGACCGCCTTCGCCATCCCCACGTACGGCTTCATCATCGTCATCGTCGGCATGATCCTCACCGGCCTGGCCCGGGTCTTCGTCTTCGGGCACGACCTGCGGGCGCCCAGCGCCGACCTGGAGATCGCCGCCGAGTGGAGCGACACGACCGGCTGGGCCATGGCGTTCCTGCTGCTGCGCAGCTTCTCCTCCGGCTGTGCGGCGCTGACCGGCGTGGAGGCGATCTCCAACGGGGTGCCCGCGTTCAAGCAGCCGAAGAGCCGCAACGCGGCCACCACCCTGCTGCTGCTCGGCACGGTCGCGGTCACCATGCTGGTCGGGATCATCTGGCTGGCCCGGCTGACCGGCCTCCAGTTCGTCGAGGACCCGGCCCGGCAGATCGTCTCCGGGCCCGAGGGGTACGTCCAGAAGACCGTCACCGCGCAGCTCGGCGAGACCGTCTTCGGCTCCGGCTCGGTACTGCTGTTCCTGGTGGTGGGGGCGACCGCGCTGATCCTGTTCCTGGCCGCGAACACCGCCTTCAACGGCTTCCCGGTGCTCGGCTCGATCCTGGCGCAGGACCGCTTCCTGCCCCGGCAGCTGCACACCCGCGGCGACCGGCTGGCCTTCTCCAACGGCATCCTGTTCCTGGCGGTCTTCGCGATCGTGCTGATCGTCGGGTTCCAGGCCGAGGTGACGAAGCTCATCCAGCTCTACATCGTGGGGGTGTTCGTCTCGTTCACCCTCTCCCAGGCCGGCATGATCCGGCACTGGAACCGGCTGCTGCGTACCGAGCGGGACCCGCAGGCGCGCCGCCGGATGGTCCGCTCCCGGGCGATCAACGGGTTCGGCATGGTGCTGACCGGCGCGGTGCTGGTCGTGGTGCTGATCACCAAGTTCCTGCTCGGCGCGTGGATCGCCATCGCCGCGATGGCGGTGATCTACGCGTTGATGGTGGCCATCCGCCGGCACTACGACCGGGTCGCGGTGGAACTCACCCCGGACGAGGGCCGACCCGTGCTGCCCGCCCGCAACCACGCCGTCGTCCTGGTCAGCAAACTGCACCAGCCGACCCTGCGGGCGGTGGCGTACGCGCAGGCGACCCGGCCGGACTCGTTGACCGCGGTGACGGTGAACGTGGACGACAAGGACACCCGCCAGCTCCAGGCCGAGTGGGAACGGCGGGCGGTGCCGGTGCCGTTGACCGTGATCGACTCCCCGTACCGGGAGATCACCCGGCCGATCCTGAACTTCGTCGCCTCGGTCCGCCGGGCCTCGCCCCGGGACGTGGTCACCGTGTTCATCCCGGAGTACGTGGTCGGCCGCTGGTGGGAGAACCTTTTGCACAACCAGAGCGCGCTGCGGCTGAAGACCAGGCTGCTGTTCGAGCCGGGGGTGATGGTGACCAGCGTGCCGTGGCAGCTCGCCTCGTCCCGGGGCAAGGACCTCACCCGGTACGACGAGACGCTCAGCCGGGGCCCGGCGCGCGGCCCCCGGGTGGCGCCCAGCAGCACCCTGCCGCCGACCGTCCCGCCGGTGCCGGCGGCCACCCCCGGCGAGGGCGGCCGGAACGCGACGGGGGCCGACGATGCGTGA
- a CDS encoding class I SAM-dependent RNA methyltransferase, with amino-acid sequence MRDLDVVPEGDRVELTEAERVELTVGAVAPGGHCVARVDGQVVFVRHALPGERVLAEITEVHRGFLRADAVTVLEAAPQRVEPPCRYAKPGSCGGCDLQHVAPAAQREWKESVVREQLTRLGGLTDAQVDALGVTVEALPGGPLGWRSRVRYAVDAAGRAGLLKHRSHEVVPIDRCLIAHPAIQDLPVLSADGTRWPDADTVETVASTAGDVTVTGYADGVSTPVSGPRAVRETAAGRDWTLPASGFWQVHPAAADTLVGAVLELLDPRPGETAWDLYGGAGLFAAALAGRVDGARVTLVEAAADGVAAARENLADLPAVEVVAARVETALARRRITGPVDLVVLDPPRSGAGARVVHGLVAAGPRAVAYVACDPAAFARDVRTFAAAGWRLAALRGFDLFPMTQHVELVGLLVPPSGER; translated from the coding sequence ATGCGTGACCTGGACGTCGTACCGGAGGGGGATCGGGTGGAGCTGACCGAGGCCGAACGGGTCGAGCTGACCGTGGGGGCGGTGGCCCCCGGCGGGCACTGCGTGGCCCGGGTGGACGGGCAGGTGGTCTTCGTCCGGCACGCGCTCCCCGGCGAGCGGGTGCTGGCCGAGATCACCGAGGTGCACCGGGGTTTCCTGCGGGCCGACGCGGTGACGGTGCTCGAGGCCGCCCCGCAGCGCGTCGAGCCGCCCTGCCGGTACGCGAAACCGGGAAGCTGCGGCGGCTGTGACCTTCAACACGTCGCCCCGGCGGCGCAGCGGGAGTGGAAGGAATCGGTGGTCAGGGAGCAGCTCACCCGGCTGGGTGGGCTCACCGACGCGCAGGTCGACGCGCTCGGCGTCACGGTGGAGGCGCTGCCCGGCGGGCCGCTGGGCTGGCGCTCCCGGGTCCGCTACGCGGTCGACGCCGCCGGCCGGGCCGGGCTGCTCAAACACCGCTCGCACGAGGTGGTGCCGATCGACCGCTGCCTGATCGCCCATCCGGCGATCCAGGACCTGCCGGTGCTGTCCGCCGACGGCACCCGCTGGCCGGACGCCGACACGGTCGAGACGGTCGCCAGCACCGCCGGGGACGTCACCGTCACCGGGTACGCCGACGGGGTCTCCACCCCGGTCAGCGGCCCCCGGGCGGTCCGCGAAACGGCCGCCGGCCGGGACTGGACGCTGCCCGCGTCCGGGTTCTGGCAGGTGCACCCGGCCGCGGCGGACACCCTGGTCGGCGCGGTCCTCGAGCTGCTCGACCCGCGCCCCGGCGAGACCGCCTGGGACCTGTACGGCGGGGCCGGGCTGTTCGCCGCCGCGCTCGCCGGCCGGGTCGACGGGGCCCGGGTCACCCTGGTCGAAGCGGCTGCGGACGGGGTGGCCGCGGCCCGGGAGAACCTGGCCGACCTGCCCGCCGTCGAGGTGGTGGCGGCCCGGGTGGAGACCGCGCTGGCCCGCCGCCGGATCACCGGCCCGGTCGACCTGGTGGTGCTCGACCCGCCGCGCTCCGGCGCGGGGGCCCGGGTGGTGCACGGCCTGGTGGCCGCCGGCCCGCGCGCGGTGGCGTACGTGGCCTGCGACCCGGCCGCCTTCGCCCGGGACGTGCGGACGTTCGCGGCGGCGGGCTGGCGGCTGGCCGCGCTGCGCGGCTTCGACCTGTTCCCGATGACCCAGCACGTGGAACTGGTCGGGCTGCTGGTTCCGCCGTCCGGGGAGCGCTGA
- a CDS encoding peptidase C39 family protein, with product MSAAEQGRNIAYRAFRFPADLADGTVLGVRCADDGLVLGSLPARLAHTDPHTGAHVRYDVGRWVSPPVRVGFPVHQVVPSWTADTPDGCWLQVEVCGWADDAPVTGWYVLARWAAGDEGLRRTSVPGQRDRQAEVDTDTLTATGSRLTGWQLRVTLARPAGGTDRPVLRTVGAVASGHRSADAAGPAADPPAAPAGHAGHGPAGHGPAGHGPAGHVTAAPAGGTVDGGVPAARGTVLAVPTFSQRVHAGHYPRWGGGGDSWCSPTCTAMVLAFWAAGPAPDEYAWVDPADPRPTVDHAARHCYDHAYRGAGNWAFNTAYAGRYGMAAFVTRLRSLAEAERFVAAGIPLVVSTAFRVGDVPGLDYDTRGHLIVLVGFTADGDPVLNDPYAPDDDGVRRIVDRSRFEAAWQRGSGGMVYVIRPPSVPLPPPPAQPNW from the coding sequence ATGAGCGCAGCTGAGCAGGGGCGGAACATCGCCTACCGGGCCTTCCGGTTCCCGGCGGACCTGGCCGACGGCACCGTGCTCGGCGTCCGCTGCGCCGACGACGGCCTGGTCCTGGGCTCGTTGCCGGCCCGGCTCGCGCACACCGACCCGCACACCGGCGCCCACGTCCGGTACGACGTCGGCCGCTGGGTCTCCCCGCCGGTCCGGGTCGGCTTCCCGGTCCACCAGGTCGTCCCGTCCTGGACCGCCGACACCCCCGACGGGTGCTGGCTCCAGGTGGAGGTGTGCGGCTGGGCCGACGACGCCCCGGTCACCGGCTGGTACGTGCTGGCCCGCTGGGCCGCCGGCGACGAGGGCCTGCGACGCACCTCGGTACCCGGGCAACGCGACCGGCAGGCCGAGGTCGACACCGACACGCTGACCGCCACCGGTTCCCGACTGACCGGCTGGCAGCTCCGGGTGACCCTGGCCCGACCGGCGGGCGGCACCGACCGCCCGGTCCTGCGTACCGTCGGCGCGGTCGCCTCCGGCCACCGGTCAGCGGACGCCGCCGGCCCGGCAGCGGACCCCCCGGCCGCCCCGGCGGGGCACGCGGGGCACGGCCCGGCGGGGCACGGCCCGGCGGGGCACGGCCCGGCGGGGCACGTGACAGCCGCCCCGGCGGGCGGGACCGTCGACGGGGGTGTCCCGGCGGCCCGGGGCACGGTGCTGGCGGTGCCCACGTTCTCCCAGCGGGTGCACGCCGGGCACTACCCCCGCTGGGGTGGCGGCGGCGACTCGTGGTGCAGCCCCACCTGTACCGCCATGGTGCTCGCCTTCTGGGCGGCCGGGCCAGCCCCGGACGAGTACGCCTGGGTGGATCCGGCCGACCCCCGGCCGACGGTCGACCACGCGGCCCGGCACTGCTACGACCACGCCTACCGGGGTGCCGGGAACTGGGCGTTCAACACCGCATACGCCGGGCGGTACGGGATGGCCGCCTTCGTCACCCGGCTGCGGTCGCTGGCCGAGGCGGAACGGTTCGTCGCGGCCGGGATACCGCTGGTGGTCTCCACCGCGTTCCGGGTCGGTGACGTGCCCGGCCTGGACTACGACACCAGGGGGCACCTGATCGTGCTGGTCGGCTTCACCGCCGACGGTGATCCGGTGCTCAACGACCCGTACGCGCCGGACGACGACGGGGTACGCCGCATCGTGGACCGGTCCCGGTTCGAGGCGGCCTGGCAGCGCGGCAGCGGCGGCATGGTGTACGTGATCCGCCCGCCCTCCGTGCCGCTGCCCCCGCCGCCCGCCCAGCCCAACTGGTGA
- a CDS encoding response regulator transcription factor, which translates to MRVLVVEDERNLADAIARGLRRRGMAVDVAYDGDAGHEMAFVTRYDVVILDRDLPGVHGDQICAELAASGTLTRVLMLTASGTVSDRVEGLQLGADDYLPKPFAFDELVARVQALGRRATPPAPPVLELADLVLDPARRVVTRGGTPVDLTNKEFGVLAELLKARGAVVSSEELLERVWDANTDPFTTIVRVTVMTLRKKLGDPPLIETVVGAGYRMGGEPA; encoded by the coding sequence ATGCGGGTACTGGTGGTGGAGGACGAGCGCAACCTCGCCGACGCGATCGCGCGGGGACTGCGCCGGCGGGGCATGGCGGTCGACGTCGCGTACGACGGTGACGCCGGCCACGAGATGGCCTTCGTCACCCGGTACGACGTGGTCATCCTCGACCGCGACCTGCCCGGCGTGCACGGCGACCAGATCTGCGCCGAGCTGGCCGCCTCCGGCACCCTCACCCGGGTGCTCATGCTGACCGCCAGCGGCACCGTCTCCGACCGGGTCGAGGGGCTCCAGCTCGGCGCGGACGACTACCTGCCCAAGCCGTTCGCCTTCGACGAGCTGGTCGCCCGGGTCCAGGCCCTCGGCCGGCGGGCCACCCCGCCCGCCCCGCCGGTGCTGGAACTCGCCGACCTGGTGCTCGACCCGGCCCGCCGGGTGGTCACCCGGGGCGGCACGCCGGTCGACCTGACCAACAAGGAGTTCGGCGTGCTGGCCGAGCTGCTCAAGGCCCGGGGCGCGGTGGTCTCCAGCGAGGAACTGCTGGAACGGGTCTGGGACGCCAACACCGACCCGTTCACCACCATCGTCCGGGTCACCGTGATGACGCTACGCAAGAAGCTCGGCGATCCGCCGCTGATCGAGACGGTGGTGGGCGCCGGATACCGGATGGGCGGAGAACCGGCATGA
- the dxs gene encoding 1-deoxy-D-xylulose-5-phosphate synthase — MSVEEDTANQGRLLATVRGPQDVKRMSAEDLDILAAEIRDFLIAKVSRTGGHVGPNLGVVELTIAMHRVFDSPRDRLLFDTGHQAYVHKILTGRQAGFDRLRQRGGLSGYPSQAESEHDLIENSHASTALSYADGLAKAYALRGEQRSVVAVVGDGALTGGMCWEALNNIATAGNPLVIVVNDNGRSYAPTIGGLADHLSSLRLNPGYEKILDTVKDALGSTPLVGRPMYEVLHAVKKGIKDAVAPQAMFEDLGIKYVGPVDGHDREAVESALRAAKNFGGPVIVHAVTRKGYGYRPAEEDEADCLHGPGGAFDVETGKLVAAPSVKWTHVFADELVAIADERPDVVGITAAMAEPTGIAKLARKHPDRVYDVGIAEQHAATSAAGLALGGLHPVVAVYATFLNRAFDQVLLDVAMHRLPVTFVLDRAGVTGPDGPSHYGLWDMSVFGVVPGLRIAAPRDAATLREELREAVAVDDGPTIVRFPTGTVAADLPAVRRVGPVDVLAESTSTDVLLVAVGSFGQLGMEVASRLAEQGYGVTVVDPRWVRPVPAELVELAAAHRLVVTVEDGVRTGGVGTALAQAMRDADVRVPLRDLGVPADWHPHGTRAQILADLGLTAQDVARDVTGWISRLDSETGEPVRLPTGGAGAQN; from the coding sequence ATGAGTGTTGAAGAGGACACGGCCAACCAGGGCCGGCTACTGGCCACGGTGCGCGGTCCGCAGGACGTCAAGCGGATGTCCGCCGAGGATCTGGACATCCTCGCCGCCGAGATCCGGGACTTCCTGATCGCCAAGGTCTCCCGGACCGGCGGCCACGTCGGACCCAACCTCGGCGTGGTGGAGCTGACCATCGCCATGCACCGGGTCTTCGACTCCCCGCGCGACCGGCTCCTGTTCGACACCGGCCACCAGGCGTACGTGCACAAGATCCTCACCGGGCGGCAGGCCGGCTTCGACCGGCTGCGCCAGCGTGGTGGCCTGTCGGGCTACCCGAGCCAGGCCGAGAGCGAGCACGACCTGATCGAGAACTCGCACGCCTCCACCGCCCTCTCCTACGCCGACGGCCTGGCCAAGGCGTACGCCCTGCGCGGCGAACAGCGCAGCGTGGTCGCCGTGGTCGGCGACGGCGCGCTGACCGGCGGCATGTGCTGGGAGGCGCTGAACAACATCGCCACCGCCGGCAACCCGCTGGTCATCGTGGTCAACGACAACGGCCGGTCGTACGCGCCGACCATCGGCGGTCTGGCCGACCACCTCTCGTCGCTGCGGCTCAACCCCGGCTACGAGAAGATCCTCGACACCGTCAAGGACGCCCTCGGCTCCACCCCGCTGGTCGGTAGGCCGATGTACGAGGTGCTGCACGCGGTCAAGAAGGGCATCAAGGACGCGGTGGCCCCGCAGGCGATGTTCGAGGACCTCGGCATCAAGTACGTCGGGCCGGTCGACGGGCACGACCGGGAGGCGGTCGAGTCGGCGCTGCGCGCGGCGAAGAACTTCGGCGGCCCGGTGATCGTGCACGCGGTCACCCGCAAGGGCTATGGTTACCGCCCCGCCGAGGAGGACGAGGCGGACTGCCTGCACGGCCCCGGTGGCGCGTTCGACGTGGAGACCGGCAAGCTGGTTGCCGCCCCCTCGGTGAAGTGGACGCACGTCTTCGCCGACGAGCTGGTCGCGATCGCCGACGAGCGCCCCGACGTGGTCGGCATCACCGCCGCGATGGCCGAGCCCACCGGCATCGCCAAGCTGGCCCGCAAGCACCCCGACCGGGTGTACGACGTGGGCATCGCCGAGCAGCACGCGGCCACCTCGGCCGCCGGCCTGGCGCTGGGCGGGCTGCACCCGGTGGTGGCGGTCTACGCGACCTTCCTCAACCGGGCCTTCGACCAGGTTCTGCTGGACGTGGCGATGCACCGGCTCCCGGTCACCTTCGTGCTGGACCGGGCCGGCGTCACCGGCCCGGACGGGCCGAGCCACTACGGCCTGTGGGACATGTCGGTCTTCGGGGTGGTGCCCGGCCTGCGGATCGCCGCGCCCCGGGACGCCGCCACGCTCCGCGAGGAGCTGCGCGAGGCGGTCGCCGTCGACGACGGCCCGACCATCGTCCGCTTCCCGACCGGTACGGTCGCCGCCGACCTGCCCGCCGTACGCCGGGTCGGCCCGGTGGACGTGCTGGCCGAGTCGACCAGCACCGACGTGCTGCTGGTCGCGGTCGGCTCCTTCGGCCAGCTCGGCATGGAGGTCGCGAGCCGGCTCGCCGAGCAGGGCTACGGAGTGACCGTGGTGGACCCGCGCTGGGTGCGCCCGGTGCCGGCCGAGCTGGTCGAGCTGGCCGCCGCGCACCGGCTCGTGGTCACCGTCGAGGACGGGGTCCGCACCGGTGGGGTCGGTACCGCGCTGGCCCAGGCGATGCGCGACGCCGACGTCCGGGTTCCGCTGCGTGACCTCGGCGTACCGGCCGACTGGCACCCGCACGGCACCCGGGCGCAGATCCTGGCCGACCTCGGCCTGACCGCGCAGGACGTGGCCCGGGACGTCACCGGTTGGATCTCCCGGCTCGACTCGGAGACGGGCGAGCCGGTCCGGCTGCCCACCGGTGGGGCGGGCGCGCAGAACTGA
- a CDS encoding anhydro-N-acetylmuramic acid kinase, which translates to MLRIVGLMSGTSYDGVDVVAAGFSRAGETLLLHPLGHRELAYPDDLRAGIGALLPPAATTVEAVCRLDNRLGDVFAEAAAVGVELAGGRADLVVSPGQTVFHWVEAGRARGTLQLGAPARVAARVGVPVLTDLRGADIAAGGQGAPLVPAFDALLLADESPAGASPRAALNLGGIANLTVVSPGRPVLGYDIGPANALLDAAARRFLDAPCDAGGVRAAAGRVHPGLLELLLAEPYYAAPPPKSTGKELFHPGYLADRLAALGSPVRPDGGGDDGALSADDVLATLTELTARIVAAECDRHRVTEVVAAGGGVRNPTLLGRLAALGAGRWRLRVSDELGVPAQAKEAYAFALLGWLSWHGLPGAVPSVTGARRAAVLGSWTPSGPPAGTGTGPAPRRLRVVGTSRP; encoded by the coding sequence GTGCTGCGGATCGTCGGACTGATGTCGGGCACCTCGTACGACGGGGTGGACGTGGTCGCCGCCGGGTTCTCCCGGGCGGGGGAGACGCTGCTGCTGCACCCGCTCGGGCACCGTGAGCTGGCGTACCCGGACGACCTGCGGGCCGGGATCGGCGCGCTGCTGCCGCCGGCGGCCACCACCGTCGAGGCGGTCTGCCGGCTGGACAACCGGCTGGGGGACGTGTTCGCCGAGGCGGCGGCGGTCGGGGTCGAGCTGGCCGGCGGCCGGGCCGACCTGGTGGTCTCGCCGGGTCAGACGGTCTTCCACTGGGTCGAGGCGGGCCGGGCCCGGGGCACCCTGCAACTGGGCGCGCCGGCCCGGGTGGCCGCCCGGGTCGGCGTACCGGTGCTCACCGACCTGCGGGGCGCGGACATCGCCGCCGGGGGCCAGGGCGCGCCGCTGGTGCCGGCCTTCGACGCGCTGCTGCTCGCGGACGAATCGCCGGCCGGGGCGTCGCCCCGGGCGGCGCTGAACCTCGGCGGCATCGCCAACCTCACCGTGGTCTCGCCGGGCCGGCCCGTGCTCGGGTACGACATCGGCCCGGCCAACGCGCTGCTGGACGCGGCGGCCCGCCGGTTCCTCGACGCGCCCTGCGACGCGGGCGGGGTACGGGCGGCGGCCGGCCGGGTGCACCCCGGGCTGCTGGAACTGCTGCTGGCCGAGCCGTACTACGCCGCGCCGCCGCCCAAGTCGACCGGCAAGGAACTCTTCCACCCCGGCTACCTGGCCGACCGGCTCGCCGCGCTCGGCAGCCCGGTGCGCCCTGACGGGGGCGGCGACGACGGGGCTCTGTCCGCCGACGACGTGCTCGCCACGCTCACCGAGCTGACCGCCCGGATCGTGGCCGCCGAGTGCGACCGGCACCGGGTCACCGAGGTCGTCGCGGCCGGCGGCGGGGTCCGCAACCCGACCCTGCTGGGCCGGCTCGCCGCCCTCGGCGCGGGGCGCTGGCGGCTGCGGGTCAGCGACGAGCTGGGGGTGCCGGCCCAGGCCAAGGAGGCGTACGCGTTCGCCCTGCTCGGCTGGCTCTCCTGGCACGGCCTGCCGGGGGCGGTGCCCTCGGTGACCGGTGCCCGGCGGGCCGCCGTGCTCGGCTCGTGGACGCCGTCCGGGCCGCCCGCCGGCACCGGCACCGGCCCGGCCCCGCGCCGGCTGCGGGTGGTCGGGACGTCCCGGCCCTGA